A portion of the Desulfosarcina sp. BuS5 genome contains these proteins:
- a CDS encoding single-stranded DNA-binding protein, with the protein MLNKVMLIGNLGQDPETRYTQDGRAVSNFSLATNMKWKNKEGDQQEQVEWHRIVVFGNLAEICEKYLKKGKQVYIEGRIQTRKWQDDDGNNRYTTEVVANQMKMLGNNGKSEPAANEIQSPDIPPDDDIPF; encoded by the coding sequence ATGTTGAACAAAGTAATGTTAATTGGAAACCTGGGACAAGACCCGGAAACTCGTTATACTCAAGACGGCAGGGCAGTTAGTAATTTTTCTCTTGCCACAAACATGAAATGGAAAAATAAGGAAGGAGATCAACAAGAACAGGTAGAGTGGCATAGAATAGTTGTTTTCGGCAACCTTGCCGAAATATGCGAAAAATATTTAAAAAAAGGTAAACAGGTCTACATTGAAGGCCGCATCCAAACACGAAAGTGGCAGGATGATGATGGCAATAACCGCTATACTACCGAGGTTGTCGCCAATCAGATGAAAATGCTGGGCAATAACGGCAAATCCGAACCAGCAGCGAATGAAATTCAGTCACCGGATATACCGCCGGATGATGACATTCCGTTTTAG
- a CDS encoding DUF932 domain-containing protein: MLQNQEILNIAPSIGALHPHEEVSDKYTFIPTIEVINILRKEGWMPTRVTEAGFRKPDNEGFQKHMIRFQHPDLILKNEAIEAVLINSHNRSCAYKLMTGVYRFICMNGMILGDTFDSISIKHINFDQQDVIKASYKVLETAPVVAKSLEEMKTTHLQEAEREVYAKSALQLVYDDPEEAPIDTWQLLSPRRARDCEPDLWTTFNTVQENIIKGGLRGRSTKTGKRIKTRPVKAIDRNVKLNRALWTLTEKMKELKRR; this comes from the coding sequence ATGCTGCAAAATCAAGAAATATTAAACATTGCCCCATCCATCGGAGCATTACATCCACACGAAGAAGTTTCTGATAAATACACATTCATTCCAACTATTGAAGTCATAAATATTTTGCGTAAAGAGGGCTGGATGCCGACAAGAGTTACGGAAGCCGGTTTTAGGAAACCTGACAACGAAGGTTTTCAAAAACATATGATCAGGTTTCAACATCCGGATCTAATCCTGAAAAACGAAGCAATCGAAGCGGTTCTGATCAACTCTCACAATCGCAGCTGCGCTTATAAACTAATGACAGGCGTTTACCGGTTTATCTGCATGAACGGCATGATATTGGGCGATACTTTTGACAGTATCAGTATCAAACACATCAACTTCGATCAGCAGGACGTAATCAAAGCCTCATACAAAGTGCTTGAAACAGCTCCGGTCGTGGCCAAGTCTCTCGAAGAGATGAAAACAACACACCTGCAGGAGGCTGAACGTGAAGTATATGCGAAAAGTGCATTGCAGCTTGTTTATGATGATCCGGAAGAAGCTCCTATTGACACCTGGCAGCTTCTTTCACCACGCAGAGCACGAGATTGTGAACCTGATCTCTGGACAACCTTTAATACTGTTCAGGAAAATATCATTAAAGGCGGTTTGAGGGGGCGCAGTACAAAAACAGGGAAAAGAATCAAAACCCGGCCGGTGAAAGCTATAGATCGTAACGTAAAGCTGAATCGGGCGTTGTGGACCTTGACCGAAAAAATGAAAGAATTAAAACGGAGATAA
- a CDS encoding JAB domain-containing protein: protein MENCNVYRISLIREKSIKYQANVSTAEQAAEIIRKTITECGQSDREQMIVLMLDIKNRIIGTNIVSIGSVSSSIVCLRELFKPVILANSVALIVAHNHPSGDLQPSNEDNNITKWIFIGAHLLGLTLHDHLIISTENKEFYSYAENNILKEYKEKGLKKLKEF from the coding sequence ATGGAAAATTGTAATGTTTATAGAATTAGCTTGATTAGAGAAAAAAGCATTAAATATCAGGCTAATGTTTCAACGGCTGAACAGGCTGCTGAAATTATAAGAAAAACTATAACAGAATGCGGTCAAAGCGATAGGGAACAAATGATTGTGTTGATGCTTGATATCAAAAACCGAATTATAGGCACCAATATAGTGTCTATCGGCTCGGTATCATCCTCTATCGTTTGCCTGAGAGAATTATTCAAGCCTGTTATTTTGGCAAACAGCGTTGCTTTGATTGTAGCGCATAATCATCCATCAGGTGATCTTCAACCATCGAATGAGGATAACAATATCACTAAATGGATTTTTATTGGAGCGCATCTATTAGGCTTAACGTTACACGACCACCTGATAATAAGCACTGAAAACAAAGAGTTTTATAGTTATGCTGAAAATAATATTTTGAAAGAATACAAAGAAAAAGGTCTTAAAAAATTAAAGGAGTTTTAA
- a CDS encoding ATP-binding protein — protein sequence MFERLLSSSIKKRLADPKAIIVVGPRQSGKTTLLQQITGELDKPVLWWNGDEPDIRQILSGITSTYLKNLVGQHSFLVIDEAQRIENIGLCLKLIVDNLPGVKVLASGSSSFELANRINEPLTGRKWEYHLYPLAWQELLNHHGFLDERRVLEHRLVYGSYPEVVKQPGNESGLLLELSDSYLYKDILTWERIQKPERLERLVQALAFQIGSQVSYNELGRMSGLNNETVEKYIAILEKAFIVFRLKSFSRNLRNELRKSRKIYFYDNGIRNAVIKHFSAAGMRDDIGALWENFLVSERMKMMANSGFAANSFFWRTTQQQEIDYLEERDGRLFAWEFKWNPKAKVKFSKTFLNAYPNASTGVVTPDNIASFLTGAANQ from the coding sequence ATGTTTGAACGTCTATTATCCTCCAGTATAAAAAAAAGGTTAGCTGATCCAAAGGCGATTATTGTTGTGGGCCCCCGTCAGTCCGGCAAGACGACTCTTTTGCAGCAGATAACCGGAGAGCTGGATAAACCGGTACTCTGGTGGAACGGGGATGAACCTGATATTCGGCAGATATTGTCCGGGATTACCTCGACATATTTGAAAAATCTCGTAGGACAACATTCATTCCTGGTTATAGACGAAGCCCAGAGAATTGAAAATATCGGTCTCTGTCTGAAACTGATAGTGGATAATTTGCCTGGCGTCAAGGTACTGGCTTCGGGCTCGTCCTCCTTTGAACTGGCAAACCGCATCAATGAACCACTCACAGGCCGAAAGTGGGAATACCATCTCTATCCTCTGGCATGGCAGGAACTGCTGAACCATCATGGCTTTCTCGATGAGCGCCGCGTGTTGGAACATCGGCTGGTATACGGTTCCTACCCTGAGGTTGTCAAGCAACCAGGCAATGAATCCGGGTTGCTCCTCGAACTTTCAGACAGCTATCTTTACAAAGATATCCTTACCTGGGAACGTATCCAGAAACCGGAAAGACTGGAAAGACTGGTGCAGGCGCTGGCATTTCAAATCGGCAGCCAGGTTTCTTATAACGAGCTGGGGAGGATGTCCGGGTTGAACAATGAGACTGTTGAAAAATACATTGCTATTCTGGAAAAGGCATTCATTGTGTTCAGGCTGAAATCTTTTAGCCGTAATCTTCGCAATGAACTCAGGAAAAGCCGAAAAATCTATTTTTATGACAATGGTATCCGCAATGCCGTTATAAAACACTTCAGCGCGGCAGGTATGCGTGATGATATCGGAGCTCTCTGGGAAAATTTTTTGGTCAGTGAGCGTATGAAAATGATGGCAAATTCCGGATTTGCCGCAAACAGTTTTTTCTGGCGCACAACACAGCAGCAGGAAATCGATTATCTTGAAGAGCGCGATGGGCGGCTTTTTGCGTGGGAATTCAAATGGAATCCTAAAGCGAAGGTGAAATTTTCAAAAACATTTTTAAACGCCTATCCAAATGCGTCCACCGGAGTTGTAACTCCTGACAACATAGCTTCTTTCCTGACGGGAGCTGCGAATCAGTGA
- a CDS encoding toprim domain-containing protein — MFTDQRNAELNTIKRLDMTALVESAGVQVKNGHFKAVWRDDRRPSVSILQAGDGVWVWKDHGANEKGTNIDLFMKLYNVSYVQAVKALRKQTLGEQTFSFPVAETRFGYTATKKKKKPDWKILDEYDLNAKTLQLFKSYRRLRPKYVKNAGIKQLLLLLNKKKFSLCGHQNMSGTWELYNVQGDFKSSTGKDITYISRGKNTLVIAESLIDAISCEQIKEEIFDLLVLNSVEMINRAVDFLSDLKSYSKIVIATDNDKAGKKAADMLLPACKTKAERVVGFNYNQYKDPNDYLTGKKLRKANVNKKRKM; from the coding sequence ATGTTTACTGATCAGAGAAACGCTGAACTGAATACCATCAAACGGCTGGATATGACAGCTTTAGTAGAATCCGCAGGGGTTCAGGTTAAAAACGGTCATTTCAAGGCAGTCTGGAGAGATGATCGGAGACCGAGCGTTTCTATCCTGCAGGCTGGTGATGGCGTCTGGGTATGGAAAGATCATGGTGCTAATGAAAAAGGAACCAATATTGATCTTTTTATGAAGCTTTATAACGTCTCTTACGTGCAAGCCGTTAAAGCACTAAGAAAGCAAACCTTGGGAGAGCAAACTTTTTCTTTTCCGGTTGCCGAAACCAGGTTTGGTTATACGGCAACAAAAAAAAAGAAAAAACCTGATTGGAAAATCCTCGATGAATACGATTTAAATGCAAAAACATTGCAGCTTTTTAAATCGTATAGAAGATTAAGGCCAAAATATGTAAAAAATGCCGGAATCAAACAGCTTTTACTGCTTTTAAATAAAAAAAAGTTTTCACTTTGCGGGCATCAAAATATGTCCGGCACATGGGAGCTTTATAATGTTCAGGGCGACTTCAAATCGTCAACAGGAAAGGATATTACCTATATATCACGCGGTAAAAATACGTTGGTTATAGCTGAATCTCTGATTGACGCAATTTCCTGCGAACAGATTAAAGAAGAAATTTTTGATCTGCTTGTGTTGAACTCGGTTGAAATGATAAATCGGGCTGTAGATTTTTTAAGTGATTTAAAAAGTTACAGTAAAATCGTCATCGCAACTGATAACGACAAGGCAGGGAAAAAAGCTGCGGATATGCTGCTTCCGGCATGTAAAACCAAAGCTGAAAGGGTTGTAGGTTTTAATTACAACCAATACAAAGATCCTAACGATTATTTAACTGGTAAAAAATTAAGGAAAGCGAATGTTAACAAAAAAAGAAAAATGTGA
- a CDS encoding DUF6094 domain-containing protein, giving the protein MARLASQEKMGYYPTPINVVEDLKKIINIQPKARLLDTCCGEGQALSIIAKGTETETFGVELDRQRSKKAQEVLQQIVWGDALYEFRASEKAFGLLWLNPPYDNVGIFDQRRKKVK; this is encoded by the coding sequence ATGGCAAGATTAGCCAGTCAGGAAAAAATGGGCTATTACCCCACACCCATCAATGTGGTCGAGGATTTAAAAAAAATAATAAATATTCAGCCTAAAGCCAGACTGCTCGACACCTGCTGTGGTGAAGGTCAAGCATTAAGTATTATCGCAAAAGGAACTGAGACAGAGACTTTCGGTGTGGAACTCGACCGGCAACGGTCTAAAAAAGCGCAAGAAGTTTTGCAACAGATTGTTTGGGGCGATGCGCTGTATGAGTTCCGGGCATCTGAAAAAGCTTTTGGCTTACTCTGGCTCAATCCTCCTTATGATAATGTGGGTATTTTTGACCAACGCCGCAAAAAGGTAAAATAA
- a CDS encoding sigma-70 family RNA polymerase sigma factor, whose product MAKKFCEKNKRGQFEVCENTAKGDTHKKINTKEAILPVVNKILTKYKNKISKDIIEYDDILSECYLSALAGAEKWEESDKKASLFSWVWIFVSGRIRDLNKKETIITVSFNDELLPITTQPFTTNNFHTVAISERQERLNNVSQITTYHRLMKIMFSGQGLKPCISRQRVHQMQKKAQKIIAALGK is encoded by the coding sequence ATGGCAAAAAAGTTTTGTGAAAAGAACAAAAGGGGGCAATTTGAAGTGTGCGAAAATACAGCAAAAGGAGATACTCACAAAAAGATTAATACAAAAGAAGCAATATTGCCGGTTGTTAATAAAATATTAACAAAATACAAAAACAAAATTTCAAAGGATATCATCGAATACGATGATATCTTATCTGAATGCTATCTGTCAGCCTTGGCAGGGGCAGAAAAATGGGAGGAGTCGGACAAAAAAGCTTCTCTTTTTTCCTGGGTCTGGATTTTTGTTTCAGGCCGGATTAGGGATTTGAATAAAAAGGAAACTATAATTACAGTTTCCTTTAATGATGAATTACTGCCGATTACAACTCAACCTTTCACCACGAATAATTTTCATACAGTCGCAATAAGCGAAAGACAAGAGCGGCTTAATAATGTATCTCAAATAACTACCTATCATCGGCTAATGAAAATCATGTTTTCAGGGCAAGGCCTGAAGCCATGTATATCCAGACAACGGGTACACCAGATGCAAAAAAAAGCTCAGAAAATCATTGCGGCTTTAGGGAAATAG